A stretch of the Musa acuminata AAA Group cultivar baxijiao chromosome BXJ2-7, Cavendish_Baxijiao_AAA, whole genome shotgun sequence genome encodes the following:
- the LOC135616399 gene encoding F-box protein At3g56470-like, which yields MTNNGSELDPDRNALPPPNPHKSAVTTDKKQKREIESETRPTRYIPIDIVESLLTSMNPKDAMRLSVACKDWRATAPKFDPTMSKTPWLITTEFQNLTCSLRSVVDKEVTFKIELHGYPVTRTLFCNCSHGWLVVNPSNYSRMLLLNPFSRAWLQLPPCLLAPTFFLSMSSAPSNPDCVLLARDFVNHLYVWRPGDQSWTFEKDVVELFDTIISFEGQFYTWNNHSGCLTIFRVLPLRLRKLMVPCPIDRSDYFKCITSLVECGGNILLVYVTAQADESLAIFLFQLDLEKKMWIKMESLGDRALFMNIPFNHAFSVLASEARCCANCIYFTNFWQPSSEVEFISNNMDSHSFERFPNLVKHERQQYSYSQFWITPNLS from the exons ATGACGAACAATGGATCCGAATTGGACCCCGATCGTAATGCCCTTCCTCCTCCCAATCCACACAA ATCTGCAGTCACAACCGATAAGAAGCAGAAGAGGGAGATCGAAAGTGAGACTAGGCCAACCAGGTACATTCCAATCGATATTGTGGAGTCTCTATTGACGTCGATGAACCCCAAGGATGCCATGCGCCTTAGTGTAGCATGCAAGGATTGGAGGGCCACCGCCCCGAAATTTGACCCGACGATGTCGAAGACCCCATGGCTAATCACCACAGAGTTCCAGAATCTTACCTGCAGCCTGCGGAGCGTCGTAGACAAGGAAGTCACCTTCAAAATCGAGTTACATGGCTACCCAGTGACAAGGACCTTATTCTGTAATTGCTCGCACGGTTGGCTGGTTGTTAATCCTTCCAACTACAGTCGGATGCTCTTGCTGAATCCCTTCTCTAGGGCGTGGTTGCAACTCCCACCTTGCTTGCTTGCACCCACGTTTTTCCTAAGCATGTCATCAGCTCCGTCGAACCCCGATTGTGTCCTTCTTGCACGTGACTTCGTCAATCATCTGTATGTTTGGAGGCCGGGAGACCAGTCCTGGACCTTCGAGAAAGACGTGGTCGAACTTTTCGATACGATTATTAGCTTCGAGGGGCAATTCTACACATGGAATAACCATAGTGGGTGCTTAACGATCTTCCGAGTTCTTCCTCTTCGGCTCAGGAAGCTAATGGTGCCATGTCCCATCGATCGTTCAGACTATTTTAAGTGTATCACGTCATTGGTTGAGTGTGGCGGAAACATATTGTTGGTCTACGTAACGGCGCAGGCCGATGAATCCCTGGCCATCTTCTTATTTCAACTAGATCTGGAGAAAAAGATGTGGatcaagatggagagcttgggagATCGAGCACTGTTCATGAACATTCCTTTTAATCATGCATTTTCGGTCTTGGCTAGTGAAGCTAGATGTTGTGCTAACTGTATCTATTTCACTAATTTCTGGCAACCATCTTCAGAGGTTGAATTCATTTCCAACAACATGGATAGCCATAGCTTCGAAAGATTTCCCAATCTTGTCAAACATGAACGACAACAATATAGTTATAGCCAGTTCTGGATCACCCCAAACTTGagttga
- the LOC135616400 gene encoding F-box protein At3g56470-like — MTNNGSELDPDRNALPPPNPHKSAVTTDKKQKREIESETRPTRYIPIDIVESLLTSMNPKDAMRLSVACKDWRATAPKFDPTMSKTPWLITTEFQNLTCSLRSVVDKEVTFKIELHGYPVTRTLFCNCSHGWLVVNPSNYSRMLLLNPFSRAWLQLPPCLLAPTFFLSMSSAPSNPDCVLLARDFVNHLYVWRPGDQSWTFEKDVVELFDTIISFEGQFYTWNNHSGCLTIFRVLPLRLRKLMVPCPIDRSDYFKCITSLVECGGNILLVYVTAQADESLAIFLFQLDLEKKMWIKMESLGDRALFMNIPFKHAFSVLASEARCCANCIYFTHLWQPSSEVEFISYNLDSHSIERFPKLVKHGRQQYSYSQFWITPNLS; from the exons ATGACGAACAATGGATCCGAATTGGACCCCGATCGTAATGCCCTTCCTCCTCCCAATCCACACAA ATCTGCAGTCACAACCGATAAGAAGCAGAAGAGGGAGATCGAAAGTGAGACTAGGCCAACCAGGTACATTCCAATCGATATTGTGGAGTCTCTATTGACGTCGATGAACCCCAAGGATGCCATGCGCCTTAGTGTAGCATGCAAGGATTGGAGGGCCACCGCCCCGAAATTTGACCCGACGATGTCGAAGACCCCATGGCTAATCACCACAGAGTTCCAGAATCTTACCTGCAGCCTGCGGAGCGTCGTAGACAAGGAAGTCACCTTCAAAATCGAGTTACATGGCTACCCAGTGACAAGGACCTTATTCTGTAATTGCTCGCACGGTTGGCTGGTTGTTAATCCTTCCAACTACAGTCGGATGCTCTTGCTGAATCCCTTCTCTAGGGCGTGGTTGCAACTCCCACCTTGCTTGCTTGCACCCACGTTTTTCCTAAGCATGTCATCAGCTCCGTCGAACCCCGATTGTGTCCTTCTTGCACGTGACTTCGTCAATCATCTGTATGTTTGGAGGCCGGGAGACCAGTCCTGGACCTTCGAGAAAGACGTGGTCGAACTTTTCGATACGATTATTAGCTTCGAGGGGCAATTCTACACATGGAATAACCATAGTGGGTGCTTAACGATCTTCCGAGTTCTTCCTCTTCGGCTCAGGAAGCTAATGGTGCCATGTCCCATCGATCGTTCAGACTATTTTAAGTGTATCACGTCATTGGTTGAGTGTGGCGGAAACATATTGTTGGTCTACGTAACGGCGCAGGCCGATGAATCCCTGGCCATCTTCTTATTTCAACTAGATCTGGAGAAAAAGATGTGGatcaagatggagagcttgggagATCGAGCACTGTTCATGAACATTCCTTTTAAGCATGCATTTTCGGTCTTGGCTAGTGAAGCTAGATGTTGTGCTAACTGTATCTATTTCACTCATTTATGGCAACCATCTTCAGAGGTTGAATTCATTTCCTACAACTTGGATAGCCATAGCATCGAAAGATTTCCCAAACTTGTCAAACACGGACGACAACAATATAGTTATAGCCAGTTCTGGATCACCCCAAACTTGagttga